The genomic segment TGCACGAGGGCGTCGTAGCCGTCCAGGCCGGCGTGCGTGGCCACCGCGACGCCGGCTTCGGCGGCCAGGCCCCAGAACGGGTCGTAGGCCGGGTCGAACGGCGAGCGGTAGCCGCCGGCCACCGGCACCGGCGCGTTGCGCACGTTCACGACGAGGGCACCGGCGTCGATGAGGCGGCGCAGTTCCTCGGCGGCGAACGCCGGGTCGAGCAGCGGGATGTAGGGCACCGCGAACAGGCGGTTCTCGTAGCGGAAGCCCCAGTCGTCGTCCAGCCACCGGTTGAACGCCTGGAACACCTTTCCGGCGGCGTCGGTGTCGCGCTTGAGCGCGTCCTCGAGGCCGACACCGAGGGTCGGGAACACCAGCATGGCGGCGAGGCCCTGCTCGTCCATCACCCGCAGCCGGGCCGCGCGGTCGTGGTACTCGGCGGGCAGCGGCTCCAGCTCACCGAACGCGTCCTTGATCTGCTGCTGGCGCGGGTTGCCCCGGTACCAGTCGTACAGCGCGCCCGGCTTCGCGACGGGATCGAACGTCGGGTTGGCGATGTAGGAGTTGAGGGTGCCGCCCACGAGCAGGCGCCGCCGGCCGTTCACCTCGGCCCAGCGGACCCCCCGGTTGCGCAGCGAGGGGTCCTGGTATCTCGTGAAGGCATCCTCGGCCTCGTAGTAGTGGTTGTCGAAGTCGAAGATCCATGGCTTGGTCGCCGGGCTGGTCACGATCCACCTCGCTTCCCGATCACTGTCTCAGGTCGATACTTCGACGCCAACCCTTCAAAGTCGACGTCGATGTCAATAATAGGCTACCGGCCGCTTCGGCGCTGGCGCTCTCGGTCGGTCTGGCCGGTGACCTCAGTCGGTCTGGCCGGTGATGAGCGCTGCCTGCAGGCCCGCGTCCACCGGGATGTTCACGCCGTTGAGGTAGCCCGCGGCGTCCGAGCCGAGGAAGGCCAGGATCCGCGCGACCTCGGCCGGCGTGGCCGCCCGCCCGTTACCCTGCCGAACCGACCAGTCGATGAGCTCGTCGGTCATCGTCACCCGGAAGTCGCTCAGCAGCGGCGTGCTGACCGGGCCGGGGCAGGCGCTGTTGATCCGTGTCCGCGCCCAGCTGGCCCCGCGCGCCGCGTAGTGCGTGTAGAGCTGGGTGCACTCCTTGGACAGCGCGTACGGGTCGGCGGCCAGGTCGGGATGGGCGTCGAGCCAGGCCAGGGCCTCGTCCCAGTCGTCGATCGCCAGCAGCTTGAGCAGCTCGTCCTTGTGCGCCTGCCAGCCGATGCCGGCCATGGACGAGGTGATGACGACGGCCGCGCCAGCCGGCATCTGCGCCGTCAGCTCCTGCGTCAGCCGCCGGACCGCCAGGTAGTTCACGCTGAACACAACCGGTGCCGGCTGCGTGCCCGCGACACCTGCGTTGTTGAACAGCACGTGGACGGGGCCCTCGATCGCGGCCACGGCCGCGTCGACACCGGCCTGGGACGACAGGTCGGCCTCGATGAAGTGGTCGACCTTGGCATCCGGAGGATTACGGTCGATCACGGTGATGTCGGCCGCACCGAGATCCTGGAGCAGGTCGAGCAGGGCCGCGCCGATGCCAGAGGCCCCGCCGGTGACGACCACCCGCCGCCCGCGGTAGCCGAACGGATTTTCCACGTGAACCTCCGGTGCGGAATGCCTTATGCCGAGGCCGAGAGCAGGTCGAGGACACCCAGGTCGCGAATCGCGCGGGCCGCGTTGGTGGCCATCGACAGGAACATCCGATCGGAGCTGTCTGTGCGCGGAGCACTCGCGTACACGCAGCCGATCATCGTGATCAGCGGACCCTGCAGCATTCCGCGGCGGTAGTCCTCGAAACAGTCCGCGCCCGAGTAGCCGGTCACGCCGTACTCGACGAGCTGGTCGTGATACGCGGCGACCAGCTCCACCTCCTGGGCCCGCCGCGCCGCCGGCGCGAGCGCGGTGGACAGGAAGTAGGCGAGGTCCCGCCCCGGAAAACCGATCTCCAGCGTCTGCCAGTCGACGGCCTGGACGTCCGAGTCGCCGGTGAACAGAAGGTTGTCGAGCCGATAGTCCCCGTGGATCAGGGAATGGCGGGTGGCCGTGTGCCGGCCCCAGCCGCTGACGAGTGCCGCCGCGCGCAGCAGCGTCTCGGCGTCCTCCGGCTCGAGCTGCTCCCGGTACCTCTCGGTGAACTCGGCGGCCGCCGCCGTCACGACCTTGCCGAGGTAGGCCATGCCGCGTTCGTCCGCGCGGACCGGCCAGGCCGTGTCCCTCCCGAGCGGGGCGTCCTTCCCGAAGCCCTCCTCCCCGCTCAGGTTCTCGGCGTTCCAGAACGGGGCGTGCAGGCCCGCGAGGTTGCGCACGGCGATCGTCGCCCGCGCCTGCGAGCAGCCGTCGAGCTGGCTGCCGGCTTCGGCCGGATACGCGTCGTCGAGCACCAGGGTGAACCGGAGCAGGTCGTCGCTGACCGCGGCGTACCAGCAGCGGGGCGTCCGAATCGCCGCCCGGTGCGCGAAGTAGGCGTAGAAACCGACCTCGTTGCGGTAGGCGGACCGCAGCCGCCGGCGGACGTCCGGCGCACCGGCGGCCATCTTGACCACCAGGCTGGCCGGCGCCCCACGTCCGTCCGCCCCACGTCCGTCGAGGTGGAAGCGGTAGCTGACGGCCGTCTGGCCGGTGCCGACCGGCTCGAACCGCACCCCGGTCACCTCGGCGTCGAGACCGCCCGCCCGCAGGACGTCGGTCATCCAGGCCGGCGTGATCTCGGCGGGGTCGTCGACGATCCCGGGGCCGCCACCCAGGACCGCCGCCTGCCCTGACGCGGCTGGTGCGGCTGGTGCGCGAACGTCACCGGTCATGCGACCCGCCCGGGGTTCGCCGGCAGGTCACGGACGGCCGCCGGACGGATATCGCGGTACGCGTCCACCACCGAGGTGAGCTCCGTCGGTGTCGCGCCGTGCATGATCACACCCGTCACACCCAGGTCGAACTGGCGGGCGACGGCGTCGGCGCACTGCCGCGGGCTGCCGGTCGCGCTGGTCGCGATCCACTCCGCCGGAATCAGCGTGGCGAGATGCTCGAGCTCGGCGGTGGTCGCCTTGGCGTCGAAGGCGCCCTTGAAGCCGCGGACGAACGTGTCGGCCCGGAAACGCTCCAGCACCGCAGGGTCCCAGTCGTTGACCCGCACCATCAGGTCGCCGTAGCCCTGCAGGTAGGAGGCGAGCCGACCGATGGTCTTGAGCAGCCGCCGGTCCTCGGGGATCTCGTCGGAGACGGTGGCGAGCACCGACCACACCCGCACCTCGGCCGGGTCTCGCCCCACCGACTTCGCTCCCCGCGCGACAGCGGCGAGCGCCTCGGTGACAGCGGCGTCCGAGTAGAAGGTGTGCAGCACGACCGCGTCGAGGCAGCGGCCGGCGAGCTCCAGGGTTCGGGTGCCGAGCGCGGCGATGAGGATCGGGATGTCCTCGTCGAAGTCCCGGTCCTGGTGCAGATAGGGGAACTTGCCGGCCGGGCCGTCGTGGCCGAGCACCATCTCGCCCTTCCACAGCCGGCGCAGCAGGCCGACGACGTCCTCGATCTGCGCGCCGGTGATCGGCGCCAGGCCGAGCGCCTTGAACAGGCCGTCGAAGCCGCGGCCGAGTCCGAGCGCGAACCGGCCGCCGGTAAGGCGGTGCATCGTGGTCGCCATCGTCGCGGTGACGATCGGGTGGCGGGTGTTGTGGTTCGTCGCGGCGGTCGCGATGCCGATCTTGTCGCTGACCGCGCCGGCGGCGCCGGAGAGGGTGGCCGCGTCCTTGGTGGAGAACCGCTCCGAGATGAACGCGGCGCCCAGGCCCAGCTCCTCGGCCTTGCGCACCTCGTCGACCAGGTCGCGCGGGCTCCCGCTGTGCCCGGCCAGGGTGTAGAAGCCGAGCTCGCTGAGCTGGTCTGTGGCCTGCGTGGTCTGTGTTGTCATCTCAGGCTCCCCGGGGTGGAACCGGCCGGCAGGTTGACCGTCTGGTAGGTCAGGTAGGCCGCGAGTGCCTCCGGGCCCAGCTCGCGGCCGATCCCGGAATCCTTGACCCCACCGAACGGCGCGACGTTGTCGAGCATGAACATGTTGACGCCGAGCACGCCGACGTCGATCCGGTCGGCCAGGGCGTAGCCCGCCTCGACGTCGGACGTCCAGATCGTGCCACCCAGCCCGTAGCGGGTGCCGTTGGCGATCGCGACCGCGTCATCCACCGTGTCGTAGGGGATGACGGTCAGCACCGGGCCGAAGATCTCCTCCTGGGCGATCCGCATCGCCGGGTCGACGTCGGTGAAGACGGTCGGTTCGACGAAGAAGCCGCGTGCCTGCCCGGCGGGCCGGCCGCCTCCGAGAGCCAGCGTGGCGCCCTCGTCCCGCCCGATCCCGATGTACTCCTCGACCCGGTCCCGCTGCCGGGCGCTGGCCAGCGGCCCGAGTCCGGTGGCCTCGTCCAGCGGATCACCGACCTTCAGCGCGCCGACCGCCGCGAGCAGGCCCTCGACCAGCTCGGCGTGGCGGTCACGGGGTGTCAGGATGCGGGTCTGCGCGACGCAGGCCTGCCCGTTGAGCATGAAGCCGTACTGCAGGATCCCGGGCAGCGCACGGCCGAGGTCCGCGTCCGGGAGCACGAGTGCCGCGCCCTTGCCGCCGAGCTCCAGGCTCACCGGGCGCAGCAGCTCCCCGCACAGCGAGGCGATGCGCCGGCCGGCCGCGGTGCTGCCGGTGAACGAGATCTTGTCGACGCCCGGGTGGGTCACCAGGTACTCGCTGACGTCCCGGTCGGCCGGGACGACATTGAGCACACCGGGTGGCAGGTCGGCGTCCGCGGCGGCGTCGGCGAGGATCTGCAGGGACAGCGGGGCGTCCGGCGCCGGCTTGAGCACGACGGTGCAGCCGGCGAGCAGCGCCGGGCCCAGCTTGAGCGCGCTCAGGTAGAGCGGCACGTTCCAGGCCACGATCGCGCCCACGACCCCCACCGGGCGCCGCCGCACGACGGTCGGCCCGAGCATTCCCGCCCTGGTCTCGGTGAAGGCGATCTCGGGGGCGAGCCCGGCGTAGTAGTCCAGCGTCATCGTCGCCATCAGCACCTGCGCCAGCCGGGCGGCGGCGACGGGGGTGCCGTTCTCCTGGCTGATCGTGACGGCGAGTTCCTCGGAGCGCGCCTGCAGCGCCTTCGACAGCCGGCCCAGTGCCGCGCCGCGCTCGGCCGGGTCCAGCCGGGGCCACGGCCCGGAGTCGAAGGCGGCGCGGGCGGCGGCGACGGCCCGGTCGATGTCCGCGCGCTGCCCCACCGGCACCGAGCCGACGACCTCCTCGCTGCCGGCGGAGATCACCTCGAACACCTCGGTGCCGGCCGGGGCGGTCCAGCGCCCGTCGATGTAGAGCTCGTTACGCGCGCTCACCGCTCTCCTCCACTTCGTGGTCTTCTTTGACGTCTTCGGTCGGCGCCGGCGACCCGGCCTGAGCGGCCGGCGACCCGGCCTGAGCGGCCGGTGGCTCCGCGCCCGGTAGCTCCGCGGCCGGTGGCTCCGCGGCCAGGCGGTCGAGGTACTGCTGGCGGAGCGGGACCTTGTAGAGCTTTCCCGTCGGCAGCCGCGGCAGCTCCGCCGCGAAGTCGACGACCCGCGGCACCTTCGGCCCGGCGAGGTGCGCCCGGACATGGGCGCGCAGCTGTTCGGCCAGCTCCGGTGTCGGCTCCGCCCCCGCGACGGGCTGGACGACCGCCTGCACGTACTCGCCCATCTCCGGGTCGGGCAACCCGAAGACGGCCACGTCCTCGACGTCCGGGTGGATCGTGAGGCAGGCCTCGATCTCCGCCGGGTAGATGTTCACCCCACCCGAGATGATGGTGAACGCGCTGCGGTCGGTGAGGTAGAGGTATCCGTCCTCGTCGACGTAGCCCATGTCCCCCAGCGACAGCCAGTTGGCGTGCTCGGGGTGGCGGGCCGACAGCGTCTTCTCCGCGTCGTTGTGGTACTCGAACACGGTGTCCTCGCGTTCGAAGTAGATCGAGCCCGTCTCACCGACGGGCAGCTCGGCGCCGTCCGGGCCGCAGACACGGATCCTGCCCAGTGACGCCCGGCCGACCGACCCGGGGCGTTCGAGCCACTCCGCCGACGAGATCACCGTCATGCCGGCGCCCTCGGTGCCGGAGTAGTACTCGGTCACGATCGGGCCGAACCAGTCGATGATCTGCCGCTTCACCGGCACCGGGCACGGCGCTCCGGCGTGCAGGACCCGCTGCAGGCTGGAAAGGTCGTAGCGCCGGCGGATCTCCTCCGGGAGCTTCAGCAGCCGGACGAACATCGTCGGCACCGCCTGCAGGTGGGTGACCCGCTCCCGCTCGATCACCTCGAGCATCTCCCGGGCGTCGAACTTCTCCATGATCACCACGGTGGCGCCCAGCTCGTGTGCTCCGCGCACCCAGCCCAGCGGGGCCGCGTGGTAGAGCGGCGCCGGGCACAGATACACCGAGCGCTCGTTCATGCCGGCGAGGCTGCGGCACATCCGCGCGCCCTTCGCCACGATGGGCACGCTGCCGTCCAGCTCCTGCAGCGGCCGCTTGATCCCCTTCGGCCGCCCCGTCGTGCCCGAGGAGTAGAGCATCAGCTCGCCCAGCACCGGCCGCGCGGGGCTCTCGGCGGGCACCGCGGCGATCGCGGCCTCGTAGGCCTCGAACCCGTCGGCGCCGCCGCCGTCGGCGCCCTCCCGGACGCCGTCAATCATCAGACGGGTGGCGCAGCCCGGCACCTCACGTGCCGCGGGAACCGCGGTCGCGGCGAGCGTCGCCGTCGTCACCAGCGCGCAGGCTCCCGAGTCGCGCAGGATGTAGGCGATCTCCTCGGCGGTCCCATAGCGGTTGATAGCCGTCAGGTACAGGCCCGAGCGCACCGCCGCCCACAGCACCTCCATGAACCGCGGATGGTTCTCCGCCAGCAGCGCGACGACGTCGCCGGCGACCAGCCCTCGGTCACTCAGGAGCCGGGCCAGTCGGGCGGACCGCTCGTTGAGGGCGCCATAGGTGATGACCTGCCGACCGCGAGCCATGACCAGCGCGGGCCGGTCCGGATCGTAGGTCGCGTAGCCGCTGGGATCTGCCACGTAGCCGCTGGGCTGCATATGTCCTCGTGTCCTCCAGCCTCACCGGCGAGGTGCTGGTCCCCCGACCGTGATGGACGTGGACGGCGTGGGAATGGGATGTTCGGTCTCTGGTCGGTGCGTCGGGGCAGCGCCACGAAAGATCGGTCCGCCGCCGCGGGAGCGAGCGTAACGCACCTTGATATCGATGTCGACATCGAGACCGGTTGGCGGCTATCGTGAGCCCGGTCCGGCCCGCACCACAGCCGGCCCGCACCACATTTCCAGCCCGCACCACATATCCAGCCCGCACCACATCGCCGCACGACCCGACCGCCGCACGACCCGATCGCCACACGAGCCGCACGACCCGATCGCCGCAAGTCCCGGCATCACGTCGCCGCCGCACGTCCCGGCATCACGTCACGGCATCACGTCACGGAAGGTGTCCAAGGTGGCTTCCGCGCACCCGTCCCCCGCCGCTCCGGTCGCTCACGACCGGCCCTGGCCGCTCGACCTCGGCGTGATCGACACCCTGGTAGGGCTCCCCCAGGACCCGGCCGCGCTGTACCGGCAGATCCGCTCGGTGCTGCGCGACAAGGAGTCGCGCGAGGACTTCGTGATGCCCGCGTCGTACATGTTCCACGACGTGCCGACCACCCACGAGGCGCAGGACGCGGACCCGGTGGCCCTCGTGCTCGGCGAGATGGACCGCCACGGCCTCGACGTCGCGCTGATCAGCCTGAGCGCGAACACCGAGGTCGCCCAGCGCGCGCTCACCGAACACCCGGGCCGGTTCGTCGCCTCGTGGACCTGCGACCCGAACCAGGGCATGGCGGGGCTGCGCACCCTCGTCCGCATGCACGAGGAATGGGGTGTCCGCGCCGTCTCGCTGTTCCCGCACGGGGTCTCCCCGCAGGTCGCCATCGACGCGCCGCAGATGTACCCGATCTACGCCAAGTGCGTCGAGCTGGAGATCCCCGTCTTCGTCTCGGTCGGGATCGCCGGCCCCCGGGTCCCGTCCATGGTGCAGCGGGTCGAGCTCATCGACCAGGTGATGTACGACTTCCCCGAGCTCGTCTTCGTGATGCGCCACGGCGCCGAGCCGTGGACGGACCTCGCGGTGAAGCTGATGCTCAAATGGCCGAACCTCTACTACTCGACCAGCGCCTTCTCGCCGCGCTACTACCCGGCGAACATCATCGACTACGCCAACACCCGCGGCGCAGACAAAATCATCTACGGCGGCTACTTCCCGATGGGGCTGAGCCTCGACCGGATCATGACGGAGCTGGCCCAGGTCCCCCTCAAGGCGGAGGTGTGGCCGAAGTTCCTGCGCGAGAACGCCGCCCGCGTTCTCGGCCTCGGCGACACCGACAGGAAGACCCCGTGAACCTCGCCTTCTCCGACGAGCAGAACGAGCTGCGCCGGACGGTCCGCGACTTCCTCGACAAGAACTCGCCGGAGACCGAGGTCCGGCGCCTCATGGAGACGTCCGAGGGCTACGACCCGGACGTCTGGCACCAGCTCGCCGCCGAGCTGGGCATCGCGGGGCTGGCACTGCCCGAGGAGTACGGCGGCGCGGGCTGCGGATTCGTCGAGCTGGGCATCGTCCTGGAGGAGGCGGGGCGTGCGCTGCTGTGCGCGCCGCTGCTGTCGACCGTGGTCCTCGCCGCCTCCACCCTGCTCGAGCTGGGTGACGCGGGCGCCTGCGCCGACTACCTGCCCGGCATCGCCGACGGGACGACGCTGGCCACCCTCGCGCTCACCGAGTCCACCGGCCGCTGGGACGACCCCCACGCCATCACCTGCGCCGCGTCCCCGTCCCCGAGCGCGGGCTCGGGCTCGGGCTCGGGCGGCTGGACCGTCTCGGGCCGCAAGTCGTTCGTGCCCGACGGGCAGACCGCCGCGCTGCTGCTCGTCGTGGCCCGCACCGACGCCGGCCTGAGCGTGTTCGCGGTCGCCGCCGACGCCCCGGGGGTGCGGCGCGAACCCCGCGCGACGCTCGACCAGACCCGCCGGCAGGCCGACCTCACCTTCACCGCAGCCCCCGCCCGCCTGATCGGCACCGACGGCGCGGCCTGGCCGGCCCTGGAGCGCGTGCTCGACCTCGCCGCGATCGCCGTCGCCACCGAACAGGTCGGCGCCGCGTCGCGGGTGCTGGACATGGCCGTCGACTACGCGAAGACCCGAGTCCAGTTCGGCCGGCCGATCGGCGCGTTCCAGGCCATCAAACACAAGCTCGCCGACCTGCACCTGGCCGTCGAGTCGGCGCGTTCGGCCGCCTACCACGGCCTGTGGGCCGCGGCCGAGAGCCCGCTCGAGCTGCCGGCGGCGGCCAGCCTCGCCAAGGCCTGCTGCGGCGACGCGTTCGTCACCGCCGCCACCGAGAACATCCAGGTGCACGGCGGCATCGGCTTCACCTGGGAGCACCCGGCCCACCTCTACCTGAAGCGGGCCCACAGCTCCCGTCAGCTGTTCGGCAACGCGGCGCAGCACCGCCAGCGCCTCGCCCAGGTGCTGCTCGCCGAACTCCCCGCCTGACGCACCCCACCATCCTTCTCGTAGCCGAACCCTCATGAATCCCAGCGGAGGCGCAGACCCGATGCCGAACCCAGCCGCCCCGGTGTCCGACCGGCCCGCCGAGGGGCGGTCGGAGTTCCAGGCCCGTGTCCACGAGTGGTTCGCCGCCAACGCGCCACGCAAGGGCTCACCGGAGGACTTCTCCGCGGTGCACATCGTCAGCGCCGCCACCGCCGAGGAGTACCGCGCGCAGGAACAGCACGCGATCTCCGTGACCCGCGCGTGGCAGCGCAGGCTCTTCGACGCCGGCCTCGCCGGCCGCTCGTGGCGGCCCGAGTACGGCGGGCACGGCGCACCCGACTGGCAGGACGAGGTCGTCATCGAGGAGCAGGCCCGCTGGGGCGTGTCGACGAAGATGTTCGCCGTCGGCCTGGAGATGGTGCCCGCGGTGCTGTTCGGGCACGGCACGCACGAGCAGCGCGCCACCTTCCTGCCGCCGATTCTGCGCGGCGAGCACAGCTGGTGCCAGCTGCTGTCCGAGCCGGGCGCCGGCTCCGACCTCGCCAACGTGCAGACCCGGGCGACCCCGGTCGACGGCGGCGGCTGGTCCGTCACCGGCCAGAAGGTGTGGACGTCCAACGCCGGGTGCAGCGAGTACGCGCTGCTCATCGCGCGCACCGGCAGCCGGGAGGAGGGCCGTGCGGGCCTGTCCTGCTTCCTGCTGGACATGGCGCAGCCCGGTGTCGACATCCGGCCGCTGCGGCAGATGTCCGGGGCCTACCACTTCAACGAGGTGTTCCTCGACGACGCCCACGTGCCGGAGAACGGTCTCATCGGCGCCCCCGGCGAGGGCTGGGCCGTGCTGCGCACGATGCTCGCGAGCGAACGCGCCGCGATCGGCGGCGGCACCAGCGCCCGCTCCGCCACCCAGCTCGTCGGCCTGGCCCGCACCCTCGGCTGCGACGGCGACCCGGTCGTGCGGGACCTGCTGGCCCAGGCCGCCATCCGGGAGCGCACCCTCGACCTGCTGCGCGCCCGCATCGCCGCCGGCCACGCCGTCGCCGCCGCCGGCCCGACCACGAAACTGCTGTACTCCGAGCACGCCCGCCTCAGCGCCGACGCCGCGACCACCATCCTCGGGATGGCCGCGACCGTCGTCGACGACGAGGTCTCCGCCCCGTGGATCGAACGGCTGCTGTTCGCCCCCGGCCTGCGCCTGGGCGGCGGCACCGACGAGATCCAGCGCAACGCCATCGCCGAACGAGGCCTCGGCCTCCCCCGCTGAGCGGCCGCAGGCACCTCGTTCGATCGACGGAGACTGGCGCGGTGCCGCCGGATCGTCCGCGCCGTCGCAGAGAGCCCGCCCCGCTGGTTACGCCCGGACCAGGGTGACGGTGCGTCCAGCGGGGCTCGTCGCGGTGGTGATGACCGTGCGCTCGACGATGTCCTCGGCGTTCGGACGCTGATCGAAGATGACGAGAACGCCGGTGGCCAGGCCCAGGCGGTCGAGGTAGCGGTCGAGTTGACCCAGACCCGCGCGCAGCGGGTCGGCCCGGCCCTCGCGCCACACCTTGAGCTCAAGAGCCTCCCGCTGGAGGCGGCGGGTGCCGTCCTCGGCGGTGTGTGGCCAGCGGATCAGCAGGTCCGTACGCCCGGTGCCGACGCCGTACTCCCGGTCGACGTAGCCACCGCCGTTCACGACCCGCTGCAGAAAACCCATGAGCACCAGCTGGGGCGCCGCCTCGTGGTAGTAGTCACGAGAGGTGAGGAACTCGCCGTGCTCCATCCAGAATTCGGTGAACTCGCTGATCATTTTCGGCAGGTCGAAGGTGCCGTCGGGGCGCACGAACGACCGCGGGTCCGCGGTCACGCTTTCCTGGCGCGAGCAAGGATGAGCCGCTCCTTGGCCTGCTCCACATGGTCTGTGGTGATCGGCTCGACGGGTGGGACTCCGATCTCCTCGACGATCTCACGGGCGAGCGCGTTGACCAGCCACGGCTGGCCGGCGGTGAGCTCGACTGCCCGATCGACGGCGGCCGACGTGAACTCCCGGCCGGTCTCGGAAGTGTGCTGCGCGTAGAGATCCCGCACCTCGTTCGCGGTGAAGTCCCCCAGCCGCAGCGACTCCAGCTTGATGTTGAACGGGCTGGACGTCCCCAGCCGCGACGGATCCCCACCAGACGCGGCTTTGTAGTCGCGGACGTCGCGCAGCCCGCGCAGGGCGACCGAGGCGGGAAAGCTGTCAGGACGTCCACGGAAACCATCTCGGAGCTGGCTGAGCACGCTGATCAGAGTCAGCCCGCGCAGAGAGTCGATCTCGTCGAAGAACAGCACCAGCGGCCGCGGGCAGGCCTGCGCCCACGCTGTCAGGGCCGCTACGAGCAGGGCTCCTTCCGCGGCCTCGGGCCAGGCCGGAGGCCGCAGCGGGAGCGGCAGTGCTCGATCGGCCTCCGCCCGGATTCGTTCCAGGACCGCACGGGTCGCCGCGCTGATGTCGTCCTCCCACGCCCGCCCGGCCTCGCAGGAGAACAGCAGCGCGGCCTACCGGCCGGTCGCGGTCAGCTCACGGGCGAGCGCTTCCAGCGTCGTCGTCTTGCCCCGTTCGTCCGACGACGCCTGACAGAGTCCTACCGCAGGACGGTCGCGGTGAGGGTGTCGACGATCCAGTGTTCCCACCGGTCCGGCGTCCAGCCACAGTCGGCGAGCAGGTGGAACACCTCGACGCTGTTCAGGGCGAAGAAGATGTCGGTGGCCTCGTCCACGGTCAGTCCTTCGCGTAGGCCCTGCTTGGCGGCGAGCTGTTCGGCGAGGACGCGCATGGCGGTGAGGCGTTGCCGCTGGTTGGCCTCCCACTGATCGGCCATGTCCGGATCGGTACCGGCGGCGTCGCGGACGATCCGCATGATCGGTGCGATACGAATGAAGATCGCCCGGCTGTTGGCGATCCAGATGGCCAGGGCCCTGCGGGCGTCGGGCTCCTCGCGCATCCGTTCCAGCCAGGGCCGCTCCAGCACCGCGGCGGGCTCGTCGTCGCCGGCCGCGAGGATGTCCACGCCCTCTTTGAGCACGGTGCGTTTGTTGCCGAAGTGGAAGTAGACGGTCTGGACCGCCACACCGGCCTGGGCGGCGATCTCGTCCAACCGGGTGGCCGCGTATCCCTGCCGCAGGAACAGGTCCAGGCCCGCTTCGACGATCCGTCGCCGGGTGGCGCGGGCCTGCTCCCCGCGGCGCGCGCCGCGCTTCGCCACGCTCTTGACATCGTCCGCCACGCGCTGCACTCTACGCTGGACGAAACATTAGAGCTGACTCTAGAGTTCGGTCGCAGACATCTTGGAGGGGATCTGCATGGGTACCGACGTGGGCCAACTACGCGGGTTTCATCACGTGAAACTCCCGGTCGCGGACATTGCGCGCAGCCGCGCCTGGTATCAGCGGGTGCTCGGCTTCGAGGTCGCGCTGGAGTTCGTCGAGGACGGCGTACTGATGGGCCTCGCGCTGCGCGACCCGTCCGGCACGGTGGAGCTGGCCATCCGGGCCGACGCGACACGGGCCGCCGCGCTCGCCGGGTTCGACCCGATCGCCCTCGGCGTGCCCGACGGGGCCTGCCTGCGGACCTGGGAGCAACGCCTTGACGACCTCGGTGAGCCGCACGGCGGGGTGGTCACCGGCCGCAGCGGATCGGTTCTCATCGGCCTGCACGACCCGGACGGCATCGAGATCCGCCTCTACACAGAGCACAACCACGAAGCAGGGAACCCGCGATGAGTTCCGCCCCGCACAGCCACTAGCGGCAGGCAAGACCGCCGAATCACCGGGATCCGGATCGCGGGACGACACTTCAATCCATTTCAGAGGGTGCTGCCATGGTGGACCAGGAACGGGCGATAATGCTGCGACGCACCGAATGGTGGCT from the Parafrankia irregularis genome contains:
- a CDS encoding coniferyl-alcohol dehydrogenase, which produces MENPFGYRGRRVVVTGGASGIGAALLDLLQDLGAADITVIDRNPPDAKVDHFIEADLSSQAGVDAAVAAIEGPVHVLFNNAGVAGTQPAPVVFSVNYLAVRRLTQELTAQMPAGAAVVITSSMAGIGWQAHKDELLKLLAIDDWDEALAWLDAHPDLAADPYALSKECTQLYTHYAARGASWARTRINSACPGPVSTPLLSDFRVTMTDELIDWSVRQGNGRAATPAEVARILAFLGSDAAGYLNGVNIPVDAGLQAALITGQTD
- a CDS encoding amidohydrolase family protein, producing the protein MTSPATKPWIFDFDNHYYEAEDAFTRYQDPSLRNRGVRWAEVNGRRRLLVGGTLNSYIANPTFDPVAKPGALYDWYRGNPRQQQIKDAFGELEPLPAEYHDRAARLRVMDEQGLAAMLVFPTLGVGLEDALKRDTDAAGKVFQAFNRWLDDDWGFRYENRLFAVPYIPLLDPAFAAEELRRLIDAGALVVNVRNAPVPVAGGYRSPFDPAYDPFWGLAAEAGVAVATHAGLDGYDALVQMWEPGGEETSLFRSPLRGIVTKGRAVSDFYAAAVCHRIFDRFPALRFASVENGASWVPELLHRLDDAANRNPGYFRDSPREVFGEHVWITPFWEDDIDKLVADVRVDRLLLGSDWPHAEGVRQPVDFLDESLSGLSEADVRLVARDNALAVTGIKLD
- a CDS encoding TIGR03857 family LLM class F420-dependent oxidoreductase — its product is MTTQTTQATDQLSELGFYTLAGHSGSPRDLVDEVRKAEELGLGAAFISERFSTKDAATLSGAAGAVSDKIGIATAATNHNTRHPIVTATMATTMHRLTGGRFALGLGRGFDGLFKALGLAPITGAQIEDVVGLLRRLWKGEMVLGHDGPAGKFPYLHQDRDFDEDIPILIAALGTRTLELAGRCLDAVVLHTFYSDAAVTEALAAVARGAKSVGRDPAEVRVWSVLATVSDEIPEDRRLLKTIGRLASYLQGYGDLMVRVNDWDPAVLERFRADTFVRGFKGAFDAKATTAELEHLATLIPAEWIATSATGSPRQCADAVARQFDLGVTGVIMHGATPTELTSVVDAYRDIRPAAVRDLPANPGRVA
- a CDS encoding phosphotransferase: MTGDVRAPAAPAASGQAAVLGGGPGIVDDPAEITPAWMTDVLRAGGLDAEVTGVRFEPVGTGQTAVSYRFHLDGRGADGRGAPASLVVKMAAGAPDVRRRLRSAYRNEVGFYAYFAHRAAIRTPRCWYAAVSDDLLRFTLVLDDAYPAEAGSQLDGCSQARATIAVRNLAGLHAPFWNAENLSGEEGFGKDAPLGRDTAWPVRADERGMAYLGKVVTAAAAEFTERYREQLEPEDAETLLRAAALVSGWGRHTATRHSLIHGDYRLDNLLFTGDSDVQAVDWQTLEIGFPGRDLAYFLSTALAPAARRAQEVELVAAYHDQLVEYGVTGYSGADCFEDYRRGMLQGPLITMIGCVYASAPRTDSSDRMFLSMATNAARAIRDLGVLDLLSASA
- a CDS encoding aldehyde dehydrogenase, with product MSARNELYIDGRWTAPAGTEVFEVISAGSEEVVGSVPVGQRADIDRAVAAARAAFDSGPWPRLDPAERGAALGRLSKALQARSEELAVTISQENGTPVAAARLAQVLMATMTLDYYAGLAPEIAFTETRAGMLGPTVVRRRPVGVVGAIVAWNVPLYLSALKLGPALLAGCTVVLKPAPDAPLSLQILADAAADADLPPGVLNVVPADRDVSEYLVTHPGVDKISFTGSTAAGRRIASLCGELLRPVSLELGGKGAALVLPDADLGRALPGILQYGFMLNGQACVAQTRILTPRDRHAELVEGLLAAVGALKVGDPLDEATGLGPLASARQRDRVEEYIGIGRDEGATLALGGGRPAGQARGFFVEPTVFTDVDPAMRIAQEEIFGPVLTVIPYDTVDDAVAIANGTRYGLGGTIWTSDVEAGYALADRIDVGVLGVNMFMLDNVAPFGGVKDSGIGRELGPEALAAYLTYQTVNLPAGSTPGSLR